The following proteins are encoded in a genomic region of Magnolia sinica isolate HGM2019 chromosome 1, MsV1, whole genome shotgun sequence:
- the LOC131242617 gene encoding red chlorophyll catabolite reductase, producing the protein MVVLLSSQHLHLPFLSPPPSPPKRSNHRTSISMTSSSSSSSSPYSHKDTRRSSLLEFPHLSPSHRELMLDLISTVETRLGPHLLPSAVPPDVAYFQTDSGNSQGSLDIRSGRKDSKIDFILGSWLHCLLPSGAALDIATLFAYLSPKTDAPHLLLEFIQSSPTSLILFMDLLPRKDLVLHPNYLETFYQNTQLDAQRSKLLGVPNIKTYFSSSLYIRSVLSPTAIAMSINCEEGSVDEIMRDYVDSVAKELVRIWLDECAVGGKEIEEDERDDLVRRDDLLKRKTVEIDLASNLPRLFGADAAGRIVDEIQKVFGID; encoded by the exons ATGGTGGTCCTCCTCTCCTCTCAACATCTGCATCTCCCCTTTTTATCTCCTCCTCCATCCCCTCCGAAGAGATCCAATCATCGAACCTCCATCTCcatgacttcttcttcttcttcttcttcttctccgtaCTCTCACAAGGACACGCGGCGGTCGTCTCTCCTCGAATTCCCCCATCTCTCCCCCTCCCACCGCGAGCTCATGCTCGATCTCATCTCCACCGTCGAGACCCGCCTCGGGCCCCACCTCCTCCCTTCCGCCGTCCCACCAGACGTCGCATACTTCCAGACCGACTCTGGAAATTCCCAAGGTTCCCTCGACATCAGATCCGGCCGGAAGGACTCCAAg ATCGATTTCATCCTCGGATCTTGGCTCCACTGCTTGCTCCCATCCGGCGCTGCGCTCGACATCGCCACCCTCTTCGCATACCTCAGTCCCAAAACAGATGCCCCACACCTTCTATTGGAATTCATTCAGAGCAGCCCTACATCTCTCATACTCTTCATGGATTTGCTCCCAAGGAAAGACCTTGTACTCCATCCGAATTACCTCGAGACCTTCTACCAGAATACGCAACTGGACGCACAACGGAGTAAGTTATTAGGAGTTCCAAATATAAAAACTTACTTCTCTTCGTCTCTTTACATCCGCAGTGTCTTATCTCCCactgccattgcaatgagcataaattgtgaagaaGGGAGTGTGGATGAGATAATGCGTGATTATGTTGACAGTGTTGCGAAAGAGTTAGTGAGGATTTGGTTGGATGAATGTGCTGTTGGGGGGAAAGAGATTGAGGAGGATGAGAGGGATGACTTGGTTAGGAGAGATGATCTGCTCAAGAGGAAGACAGTGGAAATTGATCTTGCTTCGAACTTGCCAAGATTGTTTGGTGCAGATGCGGCGGGCCGGATTGTGGATGAGATTCAGAAGGTGTTTGGAATTGATTGA